A single Bernardetia sp. DNA region contains:
- a CDS encoding two-component regulator propeller domain-containing protein yields the protein MRFLFVVVFLLVCSSVAFAQESTASPVRPSVLFTQYSTDNGLSNNSVKCILQDSNGFMWFGTRDGLSRFDAYSFQSYKSAPTLEGGISKGLSDTYILAMAQSINPNKETEKIWLGTNNGGLNYFDYQSKVFHHYPVAINRKIQRKDNTLSDVTVQALAVEQDKGQEFVWIGTKRGGLQVLDVEKGEFDTFLNDEKDSTSLYSNEVSAIKIDPQNKVWVATTILQLFDREKKSFKNFYFSNDDGKASISKLFLDKKNRLWILTWDEGIYIFDTEKEQFVKKIYTPPITAAAQDTEGNIWCSTFGAGVFKYDKEGNFITKYGVEDFEFGLKEALAWDIYADAMGGIWLGLYSEGIEYFSPQNQQFRLWKGNTEVFKGSEVWDIEYENDSVLWFATEKGLEKIKFENEYQKITSIDYLVGKKIPPVLDGLITTLLRAKDNTLWVGTWQGLAKLETNTKTQKSNVTVFETDRNRPEALKGNKITALGEDKEGNIWVGMLYGLAKYDKETQDFEHFFPQSNDSTSLNDGYVTAVLQDSKNRLWVGTRNGLHLYDKEKNNFKRILNEVEKSNSISHNQINAIFEDKNNTLWIGTNGGLNWLNNEDNNSFSFEHLTEKNGLPSDVIQAIEEDTNGNLWLTTNKGLSFFNKTQKNKRQSQFTNYNKLDGLQSNDFKRGALTRLPNGVIFMGGKEGFNAFHPNYLKRNSIAPKMAFTGFKLFGKSVVVRDSLHKDSPLEKSINQVKEIILSHQDRVIEFDFTALNYFLPQKTHFAYKMEEYDENWHYTDADRKFATYTSLPAGKYTFKIKATNADGVWSEEKSIFIKVTPPFYKTWWFLIVAPLIVLTVGYLLYKNRIAQIEKRNLKLEQTVKERTAEIKVKNEELVSINDDLHGKNQEILVKNEELEQQQEEILAQRDEIEKQNNSLKQLNDNLETSYQNLNILTTIGQEITSVLELKEVIRQIYERIQSIMPVEGFGIGLYRKEKNELYYTGYIEKGKILPDHSEKIDVEGIGNWALKKQEVVFINDLEKEYGKYISELGELIEGEEPQSILYVPLSILDKGEIRKIGVLTVQSFEKNAYTNRHVTILKSLATYISIALKNAETYTQLDIANAQTHSINEKLTDSIRYAQTIQQSVLSVHNTMYHNFSECEVIYRPASGVSGDFYWFSKIELTKKQLENTTFFNESLKDKVTARILAVSDCTGHGVPGAFMSLIGNGLLNEIVNQRQIIEPKFILKELHEGIRTLLRQDKLDENVMVNQDGMDISVCLVIENKDGTFKIVYSGAKRPMYYTQKGMLKIIRGTRKSVGGRQKENVRTFEQEIIEIEKNELIYLFTDGIADQNNSTMERIGSQNVFGFIDKVKHQDLATQKQNIESFIDSHQGNETQRDDITFLMARV from the coding sequence ATGCGTTTTTTGTTTGTCGTAGTATTCCTATTGGTGTGCAGTTCTGTTGCTTTTGCACAAGAAAGCACAGCTTCTCCTGTGCGCCCATCTGTTTTGTTTACACAATACTCCACCGACAACGGACTTTCAAATAATAGCGTAAAATGTATTTTGCAAGATTCAAATGGGTTTATGTGGTTTGGAACAAGAGACGGATTAAGCCGTTTTGATGCTTATTCTTTCCAAAGTTACAAAAGTGCGCCTACCCTAGAAGGTGGAATCTCAAAAGGGCTTTCAGATACATACATTTTAGCAATGGCACAAAGTATCAACCCAAATAAAGAGACAGAAAAGATATGGCTTGGAACAAATAATGGAGGTTTAAACTATTTTGATTATCAAAGTAAAGTGTTTCATCATTATCCTGTTGCTATTAATAGAAAGATACAACGAAAGGATAATACCCTTTCAGATGTTACAGTTCAAGCACTTGCAGTGGAACAAGATAAAGGGCAGGAATTCGTTTGGATAGGAACAAAGCGTGGAGGTTTACAAGTATTAGATGTAGAGAAAGGAGAGTTTGATACATTTTTAAATGATGAAAAAGATAGTACATCGCTTTATAGCAATGAAGTTTCTGCTATCAAAATAGACCCTCAGAATAAAGTTTGGGTGGCTACTACTATCTTACAACTTTTTGATAGAGAAAAAAAATCTTTCAAAAATTTTTACTTTTCTAATGACGACGGAAAGGCAAGTATTTCAAAGTTGTTTTTAGACAAAAAAAATAGACTTTGGATTCTGACGTGGGACGAAGGAATTTATATTTTTGATACAGAAAAGGAGCAGTTTGTAAAGAAAATCTATACACCACCTATCACAGCAGCAGCACAAGACACAGAGGGAAATATTTGGTGTTCTACCTTCGGAGCTGGAGTTTTCAAATACGACAAAGAAGGTAATTTCATTACAAAATATGGAGTAGAAGATTTTGAGTTTGGTTTGAAGGAAGCCTTAGCTTGGGATATCTACGCTGATGCTATGGGAGGAATATGGCTTGGACTTTATTCGGAGGGAATAGAGTATTTTTCTCCTCAAAATCAACAATTTAGACTTTGGAAAGGAAACACAGAAGTTTTTAAAGGTTCAGAGGTTTGGGATATTGAATATGAAAATGACTCTGTGCTTTGGTTTGCTACGGAAAAAGGACTAGAAAAAATAAAATTTGAAAATGAGTATCAAAAAATCACTTCAATAGATTATTTGGTAGGCAAAAAAATACCTCCAGTTTTGGATGGACTTATCACGACATTATTGAGAGCGAAAGATAATACACTTTGGGTCGGAACGTGGCAAGGGTTAGCCAAGCTAGAAACAAATACAAAAACTCAAAAAAGTAATGTAACCGTTTTTGAAACGGACAGAAACCGTCCTGAAGCATTAAAAGGAAATAAAATAACAGCATTAGGAGAAGACAAGGAAGGGAATATTTGGGTAGGAATGCTCTACGGACTGGCAAAATATGATAAAGAAACACAAGATTTTGAGCATTTTTTTCCACAATCTAATGATTCTACTTCATTGAATGATGGCTACGTTACGGCAGTTTTGCAAGATTCTAAAAATAGACTTTGGGTAGGAACAAGAAATGGACTACACCTCTATGATAAAGAAAAAAACAATTTTAAAAGGATATTGAACGAAGTTGAGAAATCAAATTCGATTAGCCACAATCAAATCAATGCAATTTTTGAAGATAAAAACAATACACTTTGGATAGGAACAAATGGAGGTTTGAATTGGCTCAATAATGAAGATAACAATAGTTTTAGTTTCGAACATCTAACAGAAAAAAATGGACTTCCTTCTGATGTAATTCAAGCCATTGAAGAAGATACAAATGGTAATCTATGGCTGACTACCAATAAGGGTCTTTCTTTTTTTAACAAAACACAGAAAAACAAAAGACAATCACAATTTACTAACTATAACAAACTAGACGGACTTCAGTCTAATGACTTCAAACGTGGTGCGCTTACTCGCCTGCCCAATGGCGTAATTTTTATGGGAGGAAAGGAAGGGTTCAATGCTTTTCATCCCAATTATTTAAAGAGAAACAGCATTGCTCCAAAAATGGCATTTACAGGCTTCAAACTTTTCGGTAAAAGTGTTGTAGTTAGAGATTCGCTTCATAAAGATTCTCCATTAGAAAAATCTATCAATCAAGTAAAAGAAATTATTTTATCACATCAAGATAGGGTTATAGAGTTTGATTTTACAGCACTTAATTATTTTCTTCCTCAAAAAACTCATTTTGCCTACAAAATGGAAGAATATGATGAAAATTGGCACTATACAGATGCTGATAGAAAATTTGCTACTTATACAAGTTTGCCAGCAGGAAAATATACATTCAAAATAAAAGCAACCAATGCAGACGGAGTTTGGAGTGAGGAGAAATCTATTTTTATAAAAGTAACACCTCCTTTCTACAAGACATGGTGGTTTTTGATAGTTGCGCCTTTGATTGTTTTGACTGTAGGATATTTATTATATAAAAATAGAATAGCACAAATAGAAAAACGTAATCTAAAATTAGAGCAAACTGTAAAGGAACGTACAGCAGAAATAAAAGTAAAAAATGAGGAGTTAGTGTCTATAAATGATGATTTACACGGAAAAAATCAAGAAATTTTGGTGAAAAATGAAGAACTAGAGCAACAACAAGAAGAAATTTTGGCACAACGTGATGAGATTGAAAAACAAAATAACTCTTTAAAACAACTCAATGATAATTTAGAAACGTCTTATCAAAATCTGAATATACTTACCACTATCGGTCAAGAGATTACTTCTGTGTTAGAACTCAAAGAAGTGATAAGACAAATATATGAACGTATTCAAAGTATTATGCCAGTAGAGGGTTTTGGAATTGGACTCTATAGAAAAGAAAAAAACGAACTTTATTATACAGGCTATATCGAAAAAGGTAAAATTTTACCAGACCATAGTGAGAAAATAGATGTAGAAGGAATTGGAAACTGGGCTTTGAAAAAACAAGAAGTTGTTTTTATCAATGATTTAGAAAAAGAATATGGTAAATATATTTCTGAATTGGGAGAGCTTATAGAAGGCGAAGAACCACAGTCTATTTTATATGTTCCACTTTCTATTTTAGATAAAGGAGAAATAAGAAAAATAGGAGTACTGACCGTTCAGAGTTTTGAAAAAAATGCCTATACGAACAGACATGTTACTATTTTAAAGTCGCTGGCTACTTATATTTCTATTGCATTGAAAAATGCAGAAACATATACTCAACTAGATATAGCTAATGCACAAACACACAGTATAAATGAAAAACTAACTGACAGCATTCGCTATGCTCAAACTATCCAGCAATCTGTTTTGTCTGTACACAATACAATGTATCACAATTTTTCAGAGTGTGAAGTTATTTATCGCCCTGCAAGTGGTGTGTCTGGAGATTTTTACTGGTTTTCTAAGATAGAACTAACAAAAAAACAATTAGAAAATACAACATTTTTTAATGAAAGTTTGAAAGACAAAGTAACAGCTAGAATTTTGGCAGTTTCAGACTGTACAGGACACGGCGTTCCAGGAGCTTTTATGTCCTTGATTGGAAATGGACTTCTCAATGAAATTGTAAATCAAAGACAGATAATAGAGCCTAAATTTATTTTGAAAGAACTTCATGAAGGAATAAGAACACTTTTAAGACAGGACAAACTAGACGAAAACGTAATGGTAAATCAAGATGGAATGGATATTTCGGTTTGTTTGGTTATAGAAAACAAAGATGGAACTTTCAAAATTGTGTATTCAGGAGCAAAACGCCCTATGTATTACACGCAAAAAGGAATGCTGAAAATCATTAGGGGAACACGAAAATCGGTAGGAGGCAGGCAGAAAGAAAATGTCAGGACTTTCGAACAAGAAATAATTGAGATAGAGAAAAATGAACTCATCTATCTTTTTACAGATGGCATAGCTGACCAAAATAACTCAACTATGGAACGTATTGGTAGCCAAAATGTATTTGGGTTTATAGATAAGGTAAAACATCAAGATTTAGCGACTCAAAAGCAAAACATAGAATCTTTTATAGATAGCCATCAAGGAAATGAAACTCAACGAGATGATATTACTTTTCTGATGGCTAGGGTTTGA
- the dinD gene encoding DNA damage-inducible protein D — protein MDNQNITVLKSAFENAALKDGNGNEVWSARTLQKLLKYSKWENFERAIAKAQTACINSEQDVDFHFLRKDKKVKTGVSSRMKMDYLLSRYACYLIAQNGDARKQEVAFAQTYFALQTRKAELLEEEIQNRERLRQRRILAKNEYELYQLADERGVSKAGFQRIRNEGDKTLFGGTSPKELKEQNEIPQERNVSDFMPAVTIGSKNLATLFTKFKVGTDPKIRGEESIKETHKNSNQTIREAFEKETGIKPEDLPMEEDLKKVRDKLKDEETTLFGFKITLGKKKKQ, from the coding sequence ATGGATAATCAAAATATCACGGTACTCAAATCGGCTTTTGAAAATGCTGCACTCAAAGACGGCAATGGAAATGAAGTTTGGTCTGCCCGAACGCTTCAAAAGTTATTGAAATATTCGAAGTGGGAAAACTTCGAACGTGCTATTGCCAAAGCACAAACAGCTTGTATAAATAGTGAACAAGATGTAGATTTTCATTTTTTGAGAAAAGATAAAAAAGTAAAGACAGGAGTAAGTAGCCGTATGAAAATGGACTATTTGCTTTCTCGTTATGCTTGTTATCTAATTGCTCAAAATGGAGATGCTCGCAAACAAGAAGTAGCTTTTGCTCAAACTTATTTTGCCTTACAAACTAGAAAAGCCGAGCTTTTGGAGGAAGAAATCCAAAACAGAGAGCGTTTGCGCCAACGCCGAATTTTGGCAAAAAATGAGTACGAACTCTATCAGCTTGCCGATGAAAGAGGTGTAAGCAAAGCTGGCTTTCAACGCATCAGAAATGAAGGCGACAAAACACTTTTTGGAGGGACTTCGCCCAAAGAACTCAAAGAACAAAACGAAATTCCTCAAGAAAGGAATGTTTCTGATTTTATGCCAGCCGTAACCATTGGTTCTAAAAACTTAGCTACTCTATTTACAAAATTTAAGGTGGGAACAGACCCCAAAATTAGAGGAGAAGAATCTATCAAAGAAACTCATAAAAATTCGAATCAGACCATTAGGGAAGCCTTTGAAAAAGAAACAGGCATAAAACCAGAAGACTTGCCGATGGAAGAAGACCTCAAAAAAGTTAGAGACAAGCTGAAAGACGAAGAAACAACACTTTTCGGTTTTAAAATAACACTTGGTAAGAAGAAAAAGCAATAG
- a CDS encoding DUF3352 domain-containing protein, which produces MDTFKLFFRRFLYVLGFFAVIFLGVIIFWLFKGIPIVSLDPFNYVPSSAMYILETDEPIESWEDISSSHLWKHLQKQPYFAELTKDAISLDTLIHQNREIVDLLGKRQVLVSSHIHKQGDYDFLFIVDLKREINSVAQKIIGKVMLSVEDSSNYEYKENQIYLIKNTVDNSQWAISVRKHLLLCSQTPALVEAALDAREDPNNFENNRRFKKVVSKTSSQNIGNLYINYDLMDEFLGLYTEESNPYLNDISEALFFSGLNLDLEQIGEADDPNASTLVKMVGSTVINDSVPSHVSALLRSGSSDITAARVVPQRSAFYFSVNFDDFLSYYDKFTEVLQQNPEEYQEYQNQIRTVERILDIDVRENFFSWIGSEMALIQTEATQNVDKKDEYALVLKTKSISEATAQLEFIGEKIRKRTPVKVVVSEHRGHKISMLAVKGFFKLVMGKYFDKIEKPYFTFIEDYVIFSNSPKTLKNLIDDYEMGLTLAKSASFQKFFKEFEEDNSNFFAYVNMMAARPLLKRSLDKETWTTLQQNEDYIISQPHWGFQLRRDETLFYDTRLVTVYETPETVRKNYQLAQEKRSELLKQLNSKNILEKMFGSEEKIDLFEQLQTIPESELIQLDENTRKRRLIVQTKDDTRYEYEVEGTIKNGIYREYKAGKLIIEGYYKNDKRDGKWRFYDQKGKLKERKRYKDGEESKFSLF; this is translated from the coding sequence ATGGATACTTTCAAACTATTTTTTCGCCGTTTTTTATATGTACTTGGCTTTTTTGCTGTCATTTTTTTGGGTGTCATAATTTTTTGGCTTTTCAAAGGGATTCCTATTGTGTCTCTTGACCCTTTCAATTATGTTCCATCCAGTGCAATGTACATTTTAGAAACAGACGAACCTATTGAGAGTTGGGAAGATATAAGCAGTTCTCATCTTTGGAAACATCTTCAAAAACAACCCTATTTTGCTGAACTTACAAAAGATGCTATTTCCTTAGATACGCTCATTCACCAAAATAGAGAAATTGTAGATTTATTAGGAAAAAGACAAGTTTTGGTATCCTCTCACATTCATAAACAAGGAGATTACGATTTTTTATTTATTGTTGATTTAAAACGAGAAATAAATTCAGTAGCTCAAAAAATTATAGGAAAAGTAATGCTGAGTGTGGAAGATTCATCTAATTATGAATACAAAGAAAACCAAATCTATCTCATAAAAAATACAGTAGATAATTCGCAATGGGCAATTTCGGTAAGAAAACATTTACTTCTTTGTTCACAAACACCAGCTTTGGTAGAAGCTGCTTTAGATGCAAGAGAAGACCCTAATAATTTTGAAAATAATCGTCGTTTTAAGAAAGTCGTATCAAAAACATCCTCTCAAAATATAGGAAATTTGTATATCAATTATGATTTGATGGATGAGTTCTTAGGGCTTTATACAGAAGAATCCAACCCCTATTTGAATGATATATCAGAAGCTCTGTTTTTCTCTGGGCTAAATTTGGATTTAGAACAAATAGGCGAAGCTGATGACCCGAATGCTTCTACTTTGGTAAAAATGGTTGGTTCAACTGTTATCAATGATTCGGTTCCTTCACATGTGAGTGCGCTCTTGCGCTCAGGTAGTAGCGATATTACGGCAGCAAGGGTAGTTCCACAGCGTTCGGCATTTTACTTTAGTGTAAATTTTGATGATTTTTTGAGTTATTATGACAAGTTTACGGAAGTTTTGCAGCAAAACCCTGAAGAATATCAAGAGTATCAAAATCAGATACGTACGGTTGAAAGAATTTTAGATATTGATGTAAGAGAGAATTTCTTTTCTTGGATTGGTTCAGAAATGGCTCTTATTCAGACAGAAGCCACACAAAATGTAGATAAAAAAGATGAGTATGCACTTGTTTTGAAGACAAAATCTATATCAGAAGCTACAGCACAGCTAGAATTTATTGGAGAAAAAATCCGTAAAAGAACGCCTGTAAAAGTAGTGGTTTCTGAACACCGAGGACATAAAATAAGTATGCTTGCCGTTAAAGGGTTTTTCAAACTCGTAATGGGGAAATATTTTGATAAGATAGAAAAGCCTTATTTTACTTTTATTGAAGACTATGTTATTTTTAGCAACAGTCCTAAAACGCTAAAAAATTTGATTGATGATTATGAAATGGGACTTACACTTGCTAAATCAGCTTCTTTTCAAAAATTTTTCAAAGAATTTGAGGAAGATAATTCCAACTTTTTTGCTTATGTAAATATGATGGCTGCTCGTCCACTATTAAAACGTTCGTTGGACAAAGAAACTTGGACAACTCTACAACAAAATGAAGATTATATTATTTCTCAGCCTCATTGGGGCTTTCAGCTTCGCCGAGATGAAACGCTTTTTTATGATACTCGCTTAGTAACAGTCTATGAAACACCCGAAACGGTACGGAAAAACTACCAACTAGCACAAGAAAAACGTAGTGAATTATTAAAACAACTCAATAGCAAAAATATTTTAGAAAAAATGTTTGGGTCAGAAGAAAAAATAGACCTTTTTGAGCAGCTTCAAACCATTCCAGAGTCCGAACTTATACAACTAGACGAAAATACGAGAAAACGACGCTTGATAGTTCAAACCAA